The sequence CcccacaaaaaaatatataataataatttccttAAAACAATGAGTCCGTGAAACGATTGAAAATGAATCCcacaaagaaaaatgaataattttcTTAAAACAGTTAACAATTGATGCTACATAAAACAAGGGCTATTTGACTAGATAACAACTAATAATGCttgaatttataaaagaaattatagcCACTATTGAAATGGTATAagtataataaattaaaattaaaattaaaaggggATTGTGgtctaaaaaaattgttaagaaaaatatttgctttttaatataaaataaaatatagatgTACATCCATGGAAGCACAACCACACAAAGATGGCAGAAAATTCTCAGCTCCCACGAACACAAACACTCCAACAACAACTTCTCATCAACGGCGGCCGCGATACGCCGGAAAGTTATATTTTCAAAGGCGGTTACCACGGTGGAGATTCCAACAATAGTCCACTTCCATTGGCAGAGATTCCGGTCGCGCCGCCGGCTGGCGGGGCTCCGTTGGACGACCTCCGGTTGGCTCTCAGTAGTTGGGGATGTTTTCATGTCAGTTTTGATGGATCTCAACTCAACGACTCATCTAATCATTTTAATCccactaaattttaattattagttatCAAGATCTTCTTGTAACAATTTTGTTCTTAGTCTCTTTCTGTTTTTCTAttataattttccaattttcttcgAGAAAACACACACTTCAATTTTTAGAGATAAATTTCgggaaaaaattatgaaaattgtttttttttttttttttttttttactttttcaataCAATTGATTCTAATCATTGACATATGTATGCTGctaattgagttttttttctttagtataataaaaatattttagagtTTTAGCTTTCGAAATttaacttagttttttaaaaatattgataaaaatgagATAATAAAGTATACAAACTTATGGGTAGAATTGgccttaatttatttataaaaaaccaacaactaaggtctcatttggtaacccttttgtttttagtttttgttttttaaaattaaacctataaacactgctttcacctccaaatttcttcccttgttatctacttttcaccaataatttaaaaaaccaaaccaaatttttagaactaaaaaaagtggCTTTCAagaaagttgtttttgtttttggaatttgtctaagaattcaactattatatttAACAAAGATGCacatcattgtaagaaatgttgatgaaataggcttaattttcaaaatcgaaaaccaaaaatcaaatgattaccaaacgggatCTAAAAAATATGGGTTGTTTGGCAACTATTtgatgttttcattttttaaaattaaactttataaatattatttttatttataagttttttCACTCACtactaatattttgaaaaaacaacccaaattttgaaaaatagaaagagTATTTTTcgtaacttaaaaaaaaaaaacaactaaacatacaatttattttccaTAAATATAAAAACCATAGTATGAAATTTAGGAGAAAAAcgtaaataaattttaaaaaaatagaaaatttaaaacaaaacctTCATCGTAAATGGTTATGAAACCGAATGGGAACGAAGGCCAGTTTagcatcaattttttaaaaaaaataaaaaataaacttattttcttctcatttcttacaataatttacataaaattattgaattctaagtcaaatttcaaaaataaaaacaaatgattaaaaactattttttcattttttaaaatttgacttggttttttaaaccaataacaaatgaaaaaaattggaagtagaagtagtgtttataggcttatttttcaaaaacaacaaaaactcaaaaatcaAATCATTATCAAAAGGGTTTGAAATGATTGTCgtaaattaatttggattaattaataaagataGTGAGGTTTCAGGCGATTAATCACAGCATTTCAAGTTCATTTTTGGAGAAGATGAGAAAAATAAGCAAGCAATTTTTCTCACTGCCAATTGAAGAGAAGAATAGATATAGAAGAGAAGCTGATGTAATGGAAGGATATGGGAATGATTTGATTTTATCAGACCAACAAATTTTAGATTGGACTGATCGGTTGTATCTTATAGTAAATTTGAGGATGAGAGACGTCTCGAGTTTTAGCCTCTAAATCCTCCATTTTCAAGTCAGTTGCTCgtttatttaaattctaaactttcataagtatgTCAATTTAAGAAAGATTTGGTTTGGTTTAACTTAAGAATAATTGAAATGTTTGACAACCATTCaaataacttttgaaacactttcgaagtatattttaaatagaTTTATCAAAAGATTTTACGTGATAATAATTTTCTTGAaaacattgtttttctttagtCATTCCAAACAGGTTTTTAGACTATTTGTTGGTGATTTAAATCAGTTCAGAATTATTCCCATAGACTATTCTTTTTCAAAACTCTCATCAATGCAGTAACAAAAATTATCTTGTAATTCTTCATAAATGAGCAGAGAAAAGTAGAGGAAGACGAGTAGATgaaaaatcattcaaatttttaatattaaaaaaactatatatctttttaattttacaagCATGTTCTTGCATTAGCTATATAAGTTATGCATTAAAGATTTTAAACTGAAATTCTATtcataatctaaattaatataactattaatTGTCAAAGTAAGTTTGACTTAGTATTGGAATGCACTCCGATCCAAGATGTCTGAAGTTCAATCCTCTATCTTTGCAGTTGCTatattcaaaaatatatatatagttattaatTAGTTTCTAAAGTTTAGGACATAAATTGAAAGTGGTTTAAATTCTTTATTAACTCTCCCCTCCTCCCACCCACTAAATGCTCTCTATCGCTTTAatatcatcttcatcttcatcttcatttctttttttttttttgttagtttgttttcaaaaataaatttgtcgatctatctaattaaattcatttcaaATGTTAAAATAATGTGACGACTTTTTTATAACTCATTATCAAAATATACTCACGTGAAAGTGAAAGGTTTATTTTCAACTTAACCATCACATTATTTTCGTCTTCACTTTAatagaaaaaaagtttaataaaataattgttttgaAACAATTTTAATGATTAATGATTAAATTGAAGCTTTTGAAACAAGAAagacataattaaatttaaccaAAGTTAAGGGACATAACTAAAACCTAATTTTCAACTGTCTTTTGTACCTCAATTTTAGAAGTCATTGTCAATCATGCCACTTTCACATCTTCGTTTTATCATAAAAGTTGACatgataatattaaaaaatcaagagtacaaaagaaaagttaaattttaagtGCATCATTAAAACTTACCCtaaaaattcaaaagaattttgtataattattccAAGATCTAAATATCAATTTGGGTCATATGAAGATATCTTTGAATATTAAACATCAATGTCAAAACCTTCTGAAAAATATGTGAATCCAATATAGTTCACACGTAGGTCAAGCACAACGATATAACACATCAAACGATAAGAGATACGCATATTAAAAAGTAGGGCAACGAAACACACGGATATTGATAATCCAATTCAATACAAGATCACCTACTTTAGGAAAATAGTGTGcttgatgaaaagaaacttcACTGTTAAATAAAGTTATGCTATTACAACCAAGATTTTATCTGTTAGATTCATTCTATAGTGAAACTCCTTAGCGGTTGTTTGGGGACCCAATATGAGATGGTATATCCCCACATTCTATATATTTGGAGACTCATTATCCTATCTCaccgattttaattgtttattgaCCCATTTTTGGAATGTGTTTCATATCTCACCGTCGAATTATGTTTGAGAACTCCTCAACATATCGACGGATATTTAATCCTCATTATTTTCAAACCTGTCTTTATCTTAGCTTATGCTCTTAAGAACCCAAAAGCAAATTACACATAcaacaaaattcttttaaaatggAATTATTGAATCCAAGCAGGGAAGATCTACACGAGTTTACAGTAAAATTAAAGGAGATAATTGAAATAGTGCTGATGGCCATGGCAAGATCCTTAAACGTGGAGCCGAATAGTTTTACAGAGCAGGTGGGGAAGCGACACATTTTAGTGACAAGGTTCAATTTCTATCCGCCATGTTCGACGCCTCATCTTGTTCTTGGACTTAAAGAACATTCCGATGGATCCGCCATCACCATTGTTTTACTCGACAAACAAGTCTAAGGTCTCGAAATTCAAAAGGATAATCAATGGTACAGAGTCCCTGTTCCTGCCATTGCTGATTCTCTTCTCATCAACATTGGGGAACAAGCCGAGGTAACAATATTATTACACTTACTTTTGAGTCTTGATTTTGCATATTGGGTTTTTAAAGGATTAGTGTTCTATGTTGTTTGTTATGTGTATGAAGATTATGAGCAATGGGATCTTCAAGAGCCCTGTTCATCGGGCGGTGACGAATTCGGAGATGCAGAGGATTTCAATGGCATATTTCTGCTGCCCAGAAAAGGATATAGAGGTGAAGCCGATCGAGGGGCTGATCGACGATAAGAGACCGAGATTGATCAAAAGTGTGAGAAACTATTTGGAATTTTATTTTCAGAATTATCAGAAGGGGCAGAGATCGGTTGATGGATTGAGGATTTAGAGTCTCCTTTGTTTCTGCTGTGAACTATGTGATTCcatggtgtttctgaaatagaACATATAACAAGTTCTCCCAGTCAGAAATTTGGTGATTTTTGAGCTTTTTATCACATTACAACAAAAGTATGAAACTGAAAAGGTTGTCTCCCATTAAAACACACCTCTGCTTCAAATACTGTTTTTAATAATTGTTTTCCTGACTTTGTTTCCAAAAAACTAGATTTGGTTTGGCCTTGTAAATCTCAATGATTAATATGTACGTACTTGAAGTTGTTATTCAATTAAAATGTCATGTGAACACTGAATTCAAACAAGGACTTCACATAATTGTTTTGAAAAGTAgacaacttttttaaaatacaaaaaagtcAAGAACtgttgaaaaacaattttcaaaagaaactagAAAACAAGATTAAAGCTTATAAAGTTAAATTTAGATTGAAGGAACTGAGAACGTTGCGAAATGAATGGAAAAGCAAAGAATTTCAACGAAGAGAAAAACCCATGAAGACGTTTGGTATCAGATCCTCAAAACTTGATATCAAGATGGAACTCAGCATTCAACAAGAGAGAAAAACAGGGAGGGGAATAACAATAATAGCCTGTTCTCAATTGGGAAAAAGAGAATAACATCGCAGTCTCATTTCACAAGATTTTGACCAATTATCttcttatcttcttcttcttcatcatcatcatcaacaacCACCGATGAAAGGGTAAAAAAGGCTCTGCCACTTGAAACTACAAGTTTCTCAAAGGGAATCAAAGCTACAGACttgaatatataatatgaaGTCTAAAAAAAAGCATTGAAAATTTCGTAGAGGGGAGAGGTTATGTCAATGGAGGGGGAGAGAAGATGTAATGGAACAAGCATTCCTCTTGCTTCTTAGAAGAACTTGAAGAGAATACCACCGTGGCTGGCAAAGAAAGGAGCAAACACAAGCGACTCCACAGCCATCAACTTGATGAGAATGTTGAGAGAAGGTCCGGATGTATCCTTGAGTGGGTCTCCGATTGTGTCACCGATAACAGCAGCTTTGTGTGGATCTGATCCTTTTGGACCAAGGGTTCTTGCATGCTCAGATGTACCAGCCTGTCCATGATGGTTCAGACCGACTTGTCATTACATCTAGTACCATAAATTCATTGCAACGTTGTATGGATGACTTATGGATTTGATTTGACATACCTCGATGTACTTCTTAGCATTGTCCCAGGCACCTCCGGTGTTGGATGCAGAGATAGCAATCTACAATGGAGCAAATACAAGAATCAATCGAGTCAGTTAGAGGTACTATAAGGTTGGAGcaaaatttttaaacttttaactaGTAGTTCCAGGAATCAGCCCATAACATATACCTGCACACCAGAAACGAGGGATCCAGCAAGGACGCCAGAAAGAGTTTCGACTCCAAATAGGATACCAACAATTAGGGGTGTCAACATGACAAGGGCACCAGGTGGGATCATCTCCTTGATAGAAGCATCAGTTGAGATCTTGACACATGTAGCATAGTCGGGCTTGGCGGTACCCTCCATGAGACCAGGGATGGTGTTGAATTGCCTTCGGACCTCCTCAACCATCTTTAGGGCTGCACTCCCAACACTCTTCATTGTCATGGCAGAAAACCAGTATGGCAGCATAGCACCCACGATCAAGCCAATGAAAACTTTGGGTGTCAACACGTCAACAACATGGACACCAGCACGGCTAACAAATGCACCGAAAAGGGCAAGGGACACAAGAGCAGCTGAACCAATGGCAAAACCCTGGAAAATGCAAATAAGGAATCAATTTTTGACTTGGGTTGTTATTAGTGACGGCAAGCATGGTTTCCATGCacaaattaatgtaattatcaTTGGAAAGCTTTGGAGAAAAGATTGACAAATCGAATATATTGAGACAATGTTGCCTTCTGGTCACTCTAAGAAGACCAAGACCGCTGCCAATAACGAAACCATCCCAGGCAGTATGATTTAAAACGAAATGAATGAACAGAAAAAATACCTTTCCAATGGCTGCAGTTGTGTTTCCAGCAGCATCAAGGGCATCGGTTCTCTCCCGAATTCTGTGGCTCATGCCTGCCATCTCCGCAATGCCTCCAGCATTGTCACTGATTGGACCATATGCATCAATGGCCAAACCAGTAGCAATTGTACTCAACATTCCAAGGGCAGCGACGGCAATGCCATACATTGCAGCAAAGGAGAAACTCACAAAAATGCTAACTGCAATTGCAAAAATAGGGATAATCACAGATTTGTATCCCAAGGCCAAGCCAAAAATAACATTTGTAGCAGCTCCAGTTCGGCAAGAATCAGCAACATCTTGCACAGGGCtgaaaaaccaaaccaaatacGTGAtcagattttcatttttatatacaataaattgaatCATTAAGAATGGACTAGGTAAATGCCAATACATCAATTACCTGTATGCATTGCTAGTGTAGTACTCTGTCACAAATCCTATTATAAGCCCAGCCCAAAGACCAACAGCAACGCACAGGAAAAGTTCCCTGAAGGCCAAAAATTTTCTGGTGAATCAGACCACTAATGATAAATAATAGCACTTGTAAGACAATAAGTCAAGAAGCACTAACCAGTTCTGTACAACTTTTTGAGTTCCAAAATTGAAGATGGTGAATTTTGATGGAACAGCCAGCCAAGTAACAATGGCAATTCCAAAGGTCATTAGAACAGTGGAAATTATGAGTTGCTTCTTCAATGCTGGCTCAATTTCCTTAACAGCCTTGATCTCAAAGAAATCAGTTGCAAATAAAGTGGTGATCAGGCAAACAAGGATACCCATAGAACTAACAATGAGTGGATAGAGCATTGGTGTGAACTCGTGGTTGTTGCCAAAAGAGGAGATAGAAGCAACAACGAGAGCAGCACAGGACGATTCAGCATATGAACCAAAAAGATCAGATCCCATACCAGCAATATCCCCAACATTGTCACCCACATTATCAGCAATCACCTGCCAGAACATTGAGTGATTAAATTAAGAGACAGAGTATTAgcaaaaaatgaaatacaaaaaGATATCTAGAGCATCGATCATTACAGCTGGATTTCTTGGATCATCCTCGGGAATGTTCCTTTCCACCTTACCCACAAGGTCAGCACCAACATCAGCAGCTTTAGTGTAGATACCACCACCAACTCTACCAAAAAGAGCCATGGAAGATCCACCAAGACCATACCCAGTGATAGACTCGAAAAGACCACCCCAATCATCACCATAGTACAATTTGAAAAGGTTAATGGCAATAAACAAAACCAAGAGACCATTGGCAGCTAGGAGGAAGCCCATGACAGCACCAGACCTAAAAGCAGTAATAAATGCCTTTCCAACACCTTTTCTTGCCTCCAAGGTGGTTCTGGCATTTGCATATGTAGCAATTTTCATTCCAAGGAATCCAGAAACCACTGAGGTAATTGCACCAAGTATAAATGATACGGTGCTGAATATAGCTGTCGCCAAAGCTGGCTTAcaagtctttgttttgtcaTATGAGCAC comes from Benincasa hispida cultivar B227 chromosome 2, ASM972705v1, whole genome shotgun sequence and encodes:
- the LOC120070563 gene encoding pyrophosphate-energized vacuolar membrane proton pump codes for the protein MGVTILPDLGAEIFIPVCAIVGILFSLVQWYYVSQVKLSPARDSANNNSAAAKNGYSDYLIEEEEGVNDHNVVVKCAEIQSAISEGATSFLFTEYYYVGIFMVLFAVLIFVFLGSVEGFSTKPQVCSYDKTKTCKPALATAIFSTVSFILGAITSVVSGFLGMKIATYANARTTLEARKGVGKAFITAFRSGAVMGFLLAANGLLVLFIAINLFKLYYGDDWGGLFESITGYGLGGSSMALFGRVGGGIYTKAADVGADLVGKVERNIPEDDPRNPAVIADNVGDNVGDIAGMGSDLFGSYAESSCAALVVASISSFGNNHEFTPMLYPLIVSSMGILVCLITTLFATDFFEIKAVKEIEPALKKQLIISTVLMTFGIAIVTWLAVPSKFTIFNFGTQKVVQNWELFLCVAVGLWAGLIIGFVTEYYTSNAYSPVQDVADSCRTGAATNVIFGLALGYKSVIIPIFAIAVSIFVSFSFAAMYGIAVAALGMLSTIATGLAIDAYGPISDNAGGIAEMAGMSHRIRERTDALDAAGNTTAAIGKGFAIGSAALVSLALFGAFVSRAGVHVVDVLTPKVFIGLIVGAMLPYWFSAMTMKSVGSAALKMVEEVRRQFNTIPGLMEGTAKPDYATCVKISTDASIKEMIPPGALVMLTPLIVGILFGVETLSGVLAGSLVSGVQIAISASNTGGAWDNAKKYIEAGTSEHARTLGPKGSDPHKAAVIGDTIGDPLKDTSGPSLNILIKLMAVESLVFAPFFASHGGILFKFF